TAATAGATAATTTCATTTACATAATAACTACAAAACTAATAATGGCGCACATAAAAATTGGAATAGTGGAGGTTGAAGGAAATCAAAGATTTCTGAAACCCAAAAAAAAATAGAAAATTTTTTTGGAGGTTTGAAAATGGTTGATATAATAACGCTTTTTATAGTTGGAATTATAATTTTGATTATTTTAGGACTTTCGATACGTGTGGTAAACCAGTATGAAAGAGGAGTGCATTTTCGTTTGGGTAGAATAATAGGAGTTAGAGATCCTGGGCTTCGTCTTATTATTCCAGTAATAGATAGACTAGAGAAAATATCTTTTAGAATTGTTACTATGCCTGTTCCTGCTCAAAAAATAATAACTCAGGACAATGTATCTATTGATGTGGCTGCTGTTGCATTTTATAAGGTGGTAAATGCTTATGATGCGGTTGTTGACATTGAAAATTACAATACTGCTGTTAACCAGATTGCTCAAACCACCATGAGAAATGTGATAGGTCAATTCCTTTTAGATGATGTGTTATCTTCAACTTCAAAGATAAATGAAAGGATTAAAGAAATAATTGATAAACACAGCGAATCATGGGGAGTACAGGTCACTGCGGTAGAAATTAAAGATATTAATTTGCCTGATACAATGCGAAGATCAATGGCAAAGCAAGCAGAAGCAGAAAGAGATAAAAGAGCTAAAATCA
This genomic window from Methanobacterium veterum contains:
- a CDS encoding slipin family protein; translation: MVDIITLFIVGIIILIILGLSIRVVNQYERGVHFRLGRIIGVRDPGLRLIIPVIDRLEKISFRIVTMPVPAQKIITQDNVSIDVAAVAFYKVVNAYDAVVDIENYNTAVNQIAQTTMRNVIGQFLLDDVLSSTSKINERIKEIIDKHSESWGVQVTAVEIKDINLPDTMRRSMAKQAEAERDKRAKIISAEGEFLSAKKLGDAADIITAHPIALQLRNLQVLLEIASEQNSTIIFPASFMSTVKDLKDFMASEVKS